ttttttttttttttgtttgtgtctaacatgcttgatttttttgaggatgcaacatcgacaatggataattacatatgacatggtttatttagatttccaaaaagcttttgacaaagtcctgcataaaatattaattctcaaactgaatgcagtagtagggattcaaggaaatgcatgcacatggattagggagtggttaacatgtagaaaacagaaagtactgattagaggagaaacctcaaaaatggagtgaggtaaccagtggtgtaccacagggatcagtattaggtcctctgctcttcctaatctacattaatgacttagtttctggtatagtaagcaaacttgttaaatttgcagacgacacaaaaataggaggagtggcaaacactgttgcagcagccaaggtcattcaaaattatctagacagcattcagaactgggcagacacatggcaaattacatttaatatagaaaagtgtaaggtactgcacgcaggcaataaaaatgtccattataaataccatacaggagatactgaaattgaagaaggaatcgatgaaaaagacctaggagtttatgttgactcagaaatatcttcatctagacaatgtggggaagctataataaaggccaacaaaatgctcggatatatagtgaaaagtgttaatttaaatcaagggaagtaatgttaaaactttacaatgcattagtaagacctcatctagaatactgtattcagttctggtcacctcgctacaaaaaggatattgctgctctagaaagagtgcaaagaagagtgaccagaattattccaggtttaaaaggcatgtcatatgcatacaggccaaaataattgaatctattcagtcttgaacaaagaagactatgtagcaatctgattcaagcattcaaaattcaaaaaagtattgacaatgttgacccaagggactttttcgacctgcaaaaagaagaaacaaggaccaggggtcacaaatgaagattagataaagagcattcagaacagaaaataggaggcacttttttacacagagaattgtgagggtctggaaccaactccccagtaatgttgttgaagccgacaccctgggatctttcaagaagctgcttgatgagattctgggttcaataagttactgacaaccaaatgagcaagatgggccgaatggcctcctcttgtttgtaaactttcttatgttcttatgaatcacATCTTCCATGAACGATCTACCCACATCATGATCCATCTCTTGTGATATGTcagataagaaaaaaataagaataaaaacagcaacagtgccaaagaaaagaaaaatatgcgcTACAATATAcatctccctgtacagttcctcaaactgAAGTGtcgcagggcgattgccctgcacaatggaaaattagtgttggtgtaacttgtatggggaaatgggtttattttgtgtgctttttggagttgtgtgtgattaaattattgtttacagacgggtgcTCAGTTGAGAcatgctgcctgctaggttttgttgagaggaagggcagcgagtgattggctgtgccagtcctcaatcagcaggtgggcgagTCTCGACTGAGTGTccgtcagcataaaaacatccGGTGGGGAATGCTCTgggcgactgtaacgccatgctacagaggggaactgcgtatactcaggaggagagagtccactctgcaggaactacagctacgcaaccctgaaactgcaacacggtacttgtgaaggcaatgcccagccaaggcagTATGAAGCAGCTGGAGTTGTCGTAAGAATACCGGCTCaaaagtaggttagtttaggggatagtgatcccaagtaatgtatagcgagggttacatagcgtagcaggttcctggagcgggacgccttgtttataaggctagcactcgccctgtgtggcaccttttatttgtagtttttgtactgtgttttattttgccttttgtacagcttcatgtatgtgtcctctgtgcgttaacatcgctggtaacgtcacatgacccctttgtttatttacttttgtattaataaatcctgcacgaCTGTGCTGTcatttcaactccacctcccatgtctctctgtattgcctaagcagcggttacccacacacgtgacacgagcaccctgtcacaccaagtcatatatatattttttttttctgtacgaAATGTGTGGGTGTGCAGGacagggggttgtttgggtggtagggggcaGGTTTTAACGTGCTCATCTACATACatgtcaaatcagatgaaataatcagatatgcgtcacacaaATTTTAAaagggtcagatatgtgagtgctgactgtatagttATCTCTACAGTATATAGTAGAGGTGGGCAaggatatgaaaattgtatatcgatattgtgcacgtatttcgatagacaatatcgaagtcttccaaaatactgaaaaatataacacaataacagatatttatatatgaaaagcaataacttacttcaacttagtggtgctttatttcacaatatccatggagaaaacaaggtcttgttatattgttacTTCTCCATCATTCGCCACCTCAAAATATTTTCTACACTTCACTGCACACTTCTAttaattgaatcttcagctgctctacgtataaatgctgactcacgtcacctctaaaagtattaagtacggtgtcatgccgaattttgcattattttgagggtgtgttttggtgttttataaaggtacatctcatttataacaTCGAAagttcagattaaaaaaaacaaatagcataaataaatcacacagacaaaattcAATGAATGTGCACCTCTCAAAACAATGCAAAACGGACGGCCAATAATGctttaatgcagcatgcaaatagaaATGCAAATACAATGATTGACAAGTTACACTGTTTAGCAATTAACAGTTTTTTCTgatttaattaggaaacagaatctgCTAAAAATAAGCTTAAAGGCACGTCACATGATCAAAACTAAAACCCCAAAACCTCAAGCCCTAGGTATAGGGTGTAATGTAACACTGCAGATGTACGTCCAGATTTTATAGCCATATGTGATTCTGCTTTCAACTAAAACTTAAGGGGCACAATATTGACTACATGTTCTATTGTGGATCAAGGCAGGTAAATATTCTAAATGCAAGGCATCCAAGCAAGGCATTTAAACATATTGTACCTGTTCAAATGGGCTCTTTGTTTTAATTCCTTTTCCTCCAACAAAAATCCAGTTATCCCGAAAGCCTAGGGTTGCAGCACTTGTACTTCCCAATTCACCGAATAGTTTCCGTGCTTCATCattaagtctgccaaacaaaaaacccaaaataTTAAAGTAGCACAATCACTTTATAAAAGTTCATGTGGTCAAAGATTAAAACAAGGTAATACACAACCATATTCCTTATCAACATGCGCATAGAACAGCATTATATTTATAACAATAGCAAAACTAGAAATGAGAGCACTActgatttaataaatcaaaaggtGAAGGTCATTCCAGATGCAATGGTTTATAAACCTTTAAAAGGAATGCAAAAAATGTGTCAGATATTTCTAGAGGTTAGAACAATGTGGCAGTGTAACCCTTAATTCTACTGGACACCGACTGAATCATAAAGAAACACTGTGTAAAAGTGCATGGTCTGCATCATTGACACGGTTAGAaattaaaacaatgcagcagTCCAAGTTTCTcattacatatatattatatatgatgTTTCCACCACTGAAGAATGAAGGTGGCAACTctcgcttaatgaaaaacttatATACCAAAGTGTCTCaattattcatgttttatttgttcttaataaaacatgaataatTGAGAGACACTTTGGGATATAAGTTGTAAATTAAGCGAGAGTTGCCGTCTTCATTCTTCAGTGGTGGAAACATCATACaaagtattttttctttcaatttttttccTGGGACGAAGCACCTTGTGTATGTTGGAACTGATACAACACAAACTGAAAAAGTCATATGACCCAATATAGCAGACGTCTTAGGTAACAGATCTAACTTGAGGGTGCCACAAGAGTTTCCATAAAACAGTAAATATGGTAAGTCACAAAACGAAGGAACACACAATATCAACTTACTTAGATGCACTATCATCAAAGGAGGCAATTAATACAACTGTCCCATCCTGGATGGTCTTGAGAAACTCAATTAAAGGCTTCACGTCTGGAAAGCACAGCAATCAACATTAAACAGGACACACTCAAAACAAAACGGCAAGCTTTATTTGGAAAAAAGGCAACCAATCAAGAACTTACCTCCCCCCCACATGTCATAAAACTTTGTATCCATTAATTCTCCAGTTTTAcctgtatgtaaataaaacattgctTAATGAAAATGTATTGTCCAAAACAAGTCTATCTTTGCACTGTAATTTGTAAGTCTAGTTTAAAAATAGGATCAGTACAGCACTCTGTCTTTCATTTCACCTAAAACTACTCTTGCATTATCACacagaataaattacattttttatgtatgtattattattatttgtttatttagcagacgcctttatccaaggcgacttacagagactagggtgtgtgaactatgcatcaactgcagagtcacttacaattacgtctcacccgaaagacggagcacaaggaggttaagcgacttgctcagggtcacacaatgagtcagtggctgaggtgggatttgaacagggaacctcctggttacaagcccttttctttaaccactggaccacacagcctccatacagACACATTAATATTCCCAGAATGAGAACTTTACACTTATATGAAGTTTGCAATGATACTTTATACAGTAACTCAGACCATTTCGTTATGGTGCTTTGACTTGAGTTCACTGTGTCTTgccagtttaaaaagaaaaaaaaaatacaatagttgttcactagatggtgctggttctTACAATTCTGCTGTATATACACTTTGGATGATCCAGTCTGCATTACATTTGGTAAAACAAATTCAATATTTTAGTAAAGAATGGTTGCAAACATCAAAATGTTAAGGACAGTAATGATCCACAAAAGTGTGCAGCTATGTTAAAATGAGGTCCCCAATCACAGAAACTAATTTACCATTTACTAAAGCTAAATTCAACCCTCTTCCAACATTGTTCTTAACACCACTCATCAACCTGTAAAAGAAAAGAATCGTTACACACTGCGACTTACAAAAGGCCATTACATTTCATGATAGAAATTACAAATGATTTCGCATTTGTTTGAACCTTTAACATTTTCACAAGATACACTAGTATAATTATTACACTGTCAACACTGAGTCTTTATAAATAAGGAATCATTTGAAACAAAACCCAAGATACACTTCCGCTAGTCTACAACAAAAATCATTTATTACATGCTGTATcgaattgttatttattttaaaaatcactaaACCAGCTTACAATTGTGGATAGAAATGTGGTTTGTTGCACGTGTTGGCTGAATTATAATCTTTTTGTTCATCAATATGATAAATGAAGGCATCTGGATAACAGATACCAAGACATAGACAGAAATATAAGTGTGTATGTCTCTAAGGGTGTCTTCATTATATCCCCTTTGATGCAATTTCATTTCATGTTGAGCAAGAACATCTACTGTGCTGACTAAACGAAAAAGACCCAATCTACATTAACAAtttaacatacagtgccttgcgaaagtattcggcccccttgaactttgcgaccttcaggcttcaaacataaagatatgaaactgtaattttttgtgaagaatcaacaacaagtgggacacaatcatgaagtggaacgaaatttattggctatttcaaacttttttaacaaataaaaaactgaaaaattgggcgtgcaaaattattcagcccctttactttcagtgcagcaaactctctccagaagttcagtgaggatctctgaatgatccaatgttgacctaaatgactaatgatgataaatagaatccacctgtgtgtaatcaagtctccgtataaatgcacctgcactgtgatagtctcagaggtccgtttaaagcgcagagagcatcatgaagaacaaggaacacaccaggcaggtccaagatactgttgtggagaagtttaaagccggatttggatacaaaaagatttcccaagctttaaacatctcaaggagcactgtgcaagcgataatattgaaatggaaggagtatcagaccactgcaaatctaccaagacctggccgtccctctaaactttcagctcatgcaaggagaagactgatcagagatgcagccaagaggcccatgatcactctggatgaactgcagagatctacagctgaggtgggagactctgtccataggacaacaatcagtcgtatactgcacaaatctggcctttatggaagagtggcaagaagaaagccatttcttaaagatatccataaaaagtgtcgtttacagtttgccacaagccacctgggagacacaccaaacatgtggaagaaggtgctctggtcagatgaaaccaaaatcgaactttttggcaacaatgcaaaatgttatgtttggcgtaaaagcaacacagctcatcaccctgaacacaccatccccactgtcaaacatggtggtggcagcatcatggtttgggcctgcttttcttcagcagggacagggaagatggttaaaattgatgggaagatggatggagccaaatacaggaccattctggaagaaaacctgatggagtctgcaaaagacctgagactgggacggagatttgtcttccaacaagacaatgatccaaaacataaagcaaaatctacaatggaatggttcacaaataaacatatccaggtgttagaatggccaagtcaaagtccagacctgaatccaatcgagaatctgtggaaagaactgaaaactgctgttcacaaatgctctccatccaacctcactgagctcgagctgttttgcaaggaggaatgggcaaaaatttcagtctctcgatgtgcaaaactgatagagacataccccaagcgacttacagctgtaatcgcagcaaaaggtggcgctacaaagtattaacttaagggggctgaataattttgcacgcccaatttttcagttttttatttgttaaaaaagtttgaaatatccaataaatttcattccacttcatgattgtgtcccacttcttgttgattcttcacaaaaaattacagtttcatatctttatgtttgaagcctgaaatgtggcaaaagttcgcaaagttcaagggggccaaatactttcgcaaggcactgtatacacaaGACAACAGTATCCATTCTATGGTTACCCCTGTATTTCTGTATAACTGGAAAGCTGAAAAATATATACTTACATATTATCTTCCAAGCACATCTTTGGCCCAACAACACTTGCTGCTCCACTTGTTATTTTGAATGCAAAATGCTTCTCCGGACAGGGTTTTGAAAGTCCACATTTATACCTCGGAGGTTTTGTAGCTGTATGAAAAAGGCAACTGaattcaaatgtcatttaaatacaaaattttATCCACAGCAAAGACTTACTTCAGGTTAAAGAGAAATGCAACTCAAGTCACCTCCATATTTCATTTTTAAGCTTTTTCTCCAGTCAAATTTAGTCAAAATGTTTGGTTTTATATTTGATTAAAGCAGATTCTTAGTAAAACTGTGCAATTTTCCAGGAACATTATGCATACTGTATGTCATGCTTGGTCAttttgtggttagggctctggactcctgactggatggtcgtgggttcgatcccaggtgggggacactgctgctgtacccttgagcaaggtactttacctagattgcgccagtaaaaacccaactgtataaatgggtaattgtatgtaaaaataatgtgtaaaaactaatgtaattgtatgtaaaaataatgtgatatcttgtaacaattgtaagtcgccctggataagggcgtctgctaagaattaaagaataataataataataataataataataataatgataataatagtgTTGCGTCTGttgcaatcgttgcaaaccaGTCAGACGTGTagtgtgaaatgtactaaacaaacgcaacatccaagtacctaattttcactgaagtcagggtgtacttataAGCCTTGGAAACAAatgtatgacatttctggtttttcttgttgggagcaatagactgcacctCATTCTGTGCATCTGTacaggaccatgatctattgtgtgttaattgtctaggctactaagtagaccaatttaaaaataataatacaattaaaataaaataaaaaaaaaaaccctaaaatcatttagtttcaatttaaaataatcttttattcacattgtacaccaatgtgtaaatgcagcagcatgatttatttagtgttaccagtaggctaaagtacaaagaagtgtgctaggtattcatttgattttactgctgtactgtacatctaccccatagtgcaaagcaaaatacattaaataaaataacttacaAGGTGAATGAGTCACAGCTGaccttgctgtaaaaaaaaaacattcagaaaaGTTAAGTAATGCTTTTAAATGGTCTGAGACTCTCTTCAGAAATAAATGTTCGCTTTTCTTAGAGTGCTAGGATACAGCAGTTAGTTCTGTTAATGCAAAGTGTCCCTGTTGTTGAAGACCTAGTTATACCAGTACAAGTGTGAACACAAAGCAACAttgggaaaacatttttttttaaaagggcagGGAAAACCTAAGAAACTGATTTTATGCAAATGAGAAAACTTGCTCTATGCAAATCCTTTAGATTTGTTGATGAAGCGCATAGGTCTTATTGTTGGCAAGGACGAACCACCTGGCTTAACATGTTATTTGTATATGTACTATATCTTTAAAAATACATGCGCTTTGGGCAAAGTCATTTGTTGTACATGTCAAGGTTCTCTCGAGACTCCATGTCAGGAAGGCATAGTGCTCCATTTGTGGTTTTATAACATCCACAAACTATGCATGGCTAACACTGCCAGCTAATCAGACTTCAATAGTGAATGAGCATACCTTCGATTACAACTGGTATGGGGCTGGAAGAAACAAGTGGAAGCACTCTCCTGCATATTAATAAGTCTGCCTTTTGTTGGTCTACAGTAagatataaatatactgtatagacTAATGTCACGGAAATCTTGCTCTTAATTAGCATTTTATGATTCACTAAAACACATACCAATTATATAATTTGCTTTATGTTCATGCTGAATAAAAACTACTGAAACAGCTTAGGTTTCAGTAAAACCGATTTTATgatgaaataacacacacactTACATGCTTGAAACTTTGAAGTTTTGGGAGCTTTGAAAACTTACCAAACATATTTCCTAAACTGGCATCCATTTTGAATTCAAAAACTTGAGAAGCAACATAAAACGCCAATACAAATCCTACAACCACCACAGAAAGCTTTACAAACCCtgtaaaagaaacaaggatcagttCCTATGGAACAAATTCCATTGCAACCAATAACTGGTAAGCAAGCATCCTCActgaatactgtaaatacatataCAGCAGAGTCAATtatcgatttgtatggataatcgaacaggtattaaCAACAATtattgtacctttaataatgtatagaataaagtcaacacacacacaagtaccaACTGATGATATACatctagtaacctattctatcacattaagcagaAAAAATtgcaaagctttacaaatcataaaATTACTGCAATTCattaaaactttaacacctacagttaaggtaatgaaatactgtcattAAAACGTACCATAtgccaaactttgaaaatcaaagaatacaattcagtacaactttgacacattacagaactttaggaatcattaaacttcaaaaaaaatcagtaaaatgtttctatactttgatacttgctgttaaggcattgtaatgatgtgcaattgaaatgaataccaTAAAAGTGTTGTTGTATTTAAAGGGGTGATGTTACTggtgttgtatttaaatgtactctgtgtttatttaaaactcaatgtttttgtttgctatggtttggcagcgtggatggggttaaagccccATCCTTCTAATCTCGTGCAGAATGGGTCCGTCTCCGAATTGATTAATTTGTCACAAATTCGGAGGCCATGTGTATATAAACGTGCCTGTTCGTGGTGGGTGTTGAAGGAGAGAGAACtgcctttgatttattttttgtttaataaatatgtgcATATGTGTTGTATAATCTTCTTGGGCTGGGTACATCACCACAAAGCCGTCCTGCCACAAGCCCTTACTGACGAAATATAAGATAAATCAAGAACGAGGTGacaatttgcttaactgcaacaatttaaagctcCATCtgaggttttggtggtctgaataattatgtaactttcatttgcctcagtctgctggtccttttgtGTGTAATACACCAGTTTCATCACGCgattacaggtgcgttcggttgattagacagtacggttgatcaaagattGAATAATTTACTCTACTGTAATGTTAAAACCTGCCAATATGTatggattttttttgtatgtgcaattatgtatggaaataataataataataataataataataaaaacttcacaaaaacaaaccTTCCCATGGGGATAATGTAAGGTGAATTAAAAAAATCTCCCTTTCAGTAATGCTGGATTAATAACCAAGACATACATAATTGCATTTGCTGAATCCAAGAAGAACAATACTGTTGTACTGTTGACGTCTTGCTTACCGGCTACTCTCATTCTTTCAGCTTGTTTCTTTGCTGCTGCAGTGGAGGGATTCTGGATACCTTTGGATGACaaagaaacactgatgaaaaACCTCTTAAACCCAGTATCTATACTGTATGCAGCTATTAAAGTATTGATTTGTGTTCAATATTAGATCATAATCAAGAAACTGGACATTCAAAAATAGGTAATTAATAGATCAGGTTTTCAAATGGGAAAGTATTTAATTCAACTCAGCAAGAAATGCAAGCAGCTCATAGATATACAGTTCTACAGAATACATGCTGTATCTTTGTGAAACTAACGTGTAGCCTACATGTATTGCCTTTTTTATAGGTTACATCATTATCAAGcttacagtacatgtacagtacatttagaattgttcatttaaattaattataacCTTTGATATTATACCATTTGTTCAGTTTCAGTTGCAAACAAAGCTATAAAAAAACACTCAAATGGttactttagaaatactaaatgaaactttgtaaattcaatgacaatccACAAACCATATTTTTCTCAACCAAGTATCATGAACTTTGACAAAACTGACATCTCTGGGGGCTATAGGCATGTGAATATTTCAAGCTATAtaagaatttcatttttttatcaaAAAACGTCCACTACCCTCTGTGACCAGGATAGCAGGAAGTTAGACAGACAATAGTACTGGTGCTGAATGCACTGGTGCACtagtttaaattataaataaaaagatttaacaaaacaaaaacacagaacaaacaaaactgcacactggccaaaataaacagacaaacaacagtAAACAGTGGACAACCCAAAACAAGTATCGACGTTCTCTACCTGTGAACACACTAACCCTGTGTGCTTGAAAACTGACtctttatgcagctgtgccaggACTCGCTTGcttaatcaatcattcacttgaatcccggcacagtctgcacgtgaactaatttgtggaatCCCTGTGCCcgcatacaaatacccactttaatctgcacgtgaagtgattgtgcaatccctgtacccaaatacaaataaatcacccATGCTACACAACCCAGGCTATACCCTGTGCACAAATACGTACATACATAAAACAGaccatacaaaataaacaacatcCACATACACAAAATTCTCAACCTTTTTAAATCATGCTCCACCTTAAATTGCTTTTTGTCCGgctacatttttgttttgaatagTCTGTCATTAGCCAGTACTTAACCACCAACACACTGAGGACGAGGTTCATCTGCAGTACCAACAAAGCTAAATCCAATTTCCAAGTAACTTTCTTCATATTTCTGAACCTTTTGTGTTTTAGACTACAATGCACCTGCATAACTGCTTTTGTCACTGACCACAAACTGATCCATTCATGTACTAAACAAGGGAACTGAACGTCATTGATTCCTAAACACAAAAtcgtaggtttaaaaaaaaacatttgcaagttTGTAACATTCAAATGTagattttattactgtattacaatacTTAAGTGGTCCCACCAATGTAACTAATCActcagtattatttattatttttgactactatttttttttattccgttgGCATAATCCGATGATATAGCTTTACTAACAAGATGGTTGCACAGGTATTTTAAAACTTGGCAAGGGTTCTTTAATCATCATTAAGTAAAGCAAATCTACAGTACA
Above is a window of Acipenser ruthenus chromosome 14, fAciRut3.2 maternal haplotype, whole genome shotgun sequence DNA encoding:
- the LOC117419953 gene encoding protein FAM3C-like, translated to MRVAGFVKLSVVVVGFVLAFYVASQVFEFKMDASLGNMFARSAVTHSPSTKPPRYKCGLSKPCPEKHFAFKITSGAASVVGPKMCLEDNMLMSGVKNNVGRGLNLALVNGKTGELMDTKFYDMWGGDVKPLIEFLKTIQDGTVVLIASFDDSASKLNDEARKLFGELGSTSAATLGFRDNWIFVGGKGIKTKSPFEQHIKNNKDTNKYEGWPEVLEMEGCIPQKSD